In the Malaya genurostris strain Urasoe2022 chromosome 1, Malgen_1.1, whole genome shotgun sequence genome, one interval contains:
- the LOC131426074 gene encoding cytochrome c oxidase subunit 7A, mitochondrial-like, whose protein sequence is MSSKSIAQLFLRGSRQFSRSAAVSSGEIAPGYKELKNIQAKFQKPDGKPVFLKGGAVDNILYLTTCALCVVGMAGIGKLLYELSYPPKQSDE, encoded by the exons ATGAGCTCAAAG AGTATTGCCCAACTATTCCTCCGAGGTAGTCGCCAGTTTTCTCGCAGTGCGGCTGTCTCATCCGGCGAAATAGCTCCCGGATACAAAGAACTTAAGAATATTCAGGCTAAGTTCCAA AAACCGGACGGCAAACCAGTTTTCTTAAAGGGAGGAGCAGTCGATAACATTCTATATCTTACCACTTGCGCACTGTGTGTCGTTGGCATGGCTGGAATTGGCAAGTTGTTGTATGAGCTAAGTTACCCACCCAAACAAAGCGACGAATAG